The DNA segment AGCTTGGATATACAAAAGATAGAAAAAAACCAACAAATAGACTTGATACATATGAGTTTAAAGACTATGCAGCTAAATTAGGTAAAAAAGATAAAGAGATAAATATACTTAAAAAAGATCTAGCTAAACAAAAAGACTTAAAAGAAGAGATTGCTAAGTTAAGAATAGAACTAAAAGAAAATACAGCAGTAAGAGAAGATTATGCTAAGTTGGAACAACTAAATAAAGAACTAAAACAACAAATAAAAGATAAAAATTTAACTATTGAAGAACTACAAAATAAGTTAAAAGAACTTGAGTTTAGTATGACATCAATTAACAAGAAAGACAACAATACTCAGGCAACACACATTACACAAGTTAATAACACGCAATTAACAAGTTATGATATTGTTGAAAATAGTATGAATAATGTTGTTAATCAAGTAAATCAACCTAGTGATGATGAAGTAGTTAGAATAGAAGAGAACAACTCTCAACAAAGTATAAAAGATTATGAAATAGTTTCTACTAAGTATAATGAACTACTTAACAACTTAGAAAATCTAGGTACTAACTTAAATGCAAATGAGACAACTCCAAAGAGTCTACTTAATTGGATTAGATCTAAGTGGAAAGAGTTCAAAGAAAAGATAGTGTACTTAGAGAATAAAGTATTCAACTTAGAAAAAGAGAATGAACAACTTAGAATGAGAATTGAACAACCTACAAAAGTAAGTAAGTACATAGAAAAGGTAGTAAATAGTTCAGAAGAAAGTCTAGAAAAAATTTCATCTCTAAGAAGCTTAAAGGAATATACTAAAAATGAATCAAATGTACCTAAAAAAAGTAGGAAAAACTATGAATAGTAAAAAACTACCGGATGGTGTAGTATATGACAAAATAAGTACATATTTAGAGAGTGAAAAAAAACCACTCTTTAAAGAGTTATGTACTGAAAAAAAGTTAGGTGCATATATAGATCAAAGAGTTAAAATTGTACAAGAAGAAGTAGAAGGTTTATTAAGTAATGGTATGTACCAAAATGAAGCTTATGAAATAGCTTTAAATAGTGTTTGTTTATAATTAAAAAGGATTAAAATGAGTGAAGTAGATTTAATAATTGAAGAATTAAATGTAATTGTTATTGAGCGACTAGAGAGAATCAATACTAAACTTGAAAAAGATAGTACTCTTAAATTCTATAAAAATGATATTATAAAAGATGAAGATTTTGAAGAAATAGACAAGATATATCCAAATACATACACTTTATTTGATAGAATGAATTTTGTAAATAATATACAAATACTTATTCATAAATATCCTCTTTTAAAAGAACATTTTGAAGATGAACAATTTATTGATATTAACTAAAAAGAAAGGATAAAAAATCGAAAAAGAAATATATGTTATTGGCGATGTGCATGGATGTTATGATACATTAATGGACTTACTTAAATTGATACCTAAAAATGCTGAAATCATTTTCTTAGGAGATTTAGTAGATAAAGGACTTAATAGCAAAAAAGTTATAGATTTTGTAATTGAGGGTAACTATAAATGTATTTTAGGTAACCATGAAAAATATATGTTAACTTATATTGAAGAATCTTTATATAAAAGTATTGATAATAAATGGTCGGTAAGTGATGAAAAGTATGGTGGAAAACAGACTTTAGAAAACTATATTAATGATGATAGTTCTTTAGAAAAACACCTGGATTGGATTAAAAATTTGCCTAGCTATATTTTAATTGAAAACTATTTTATTACACATGGATATGGACTTCCATATTTCAATAGAAAAGATGATCCAAACTATAAAAAACAATTAATGACAAATAGACTAGATAAATCAAAATATGAGTCTGAGTGGGAAGATATAAATAGTCATAATATTATTAATATATTTGGACACTGTGCTTTTAAAGAAGTTAATATTGGGGGAAAATATTTTGGTATAGACACTGGCTGTGTTTATAACAATAAACTAACTGCAATAGAGTTAAATTCTAAAAAAATCATTCAAGTACCAACTCATCAAAATGATATAACAAATGTTAGAATGTTTGATTAATGATTATAAAATATTGGCTAGGGTTATAAAACCCTAACTTACACTTCCGCTAAAGTTGCCTTTAATTAATCGTTAAAGGTTAATTGATGTGAGATAAAGTGATATATTTGTACCGCAAATACAAATATATACTAGTCGGTTAAAAGCTTTATCTCTTTTTCTAAAAACAATTATTACCAATATAACCTTAAATAGTTCTATTGTTGAAATAGTATATTTATTAATTATTAAATAGCCAAATTAAACTATATTAGTCTAAATTAAATTATTTTTATTTAAATGAGACACTTGAGAGACATTGTTTTGATACTATTTTAATTTTAAAGAACTTATAGAAAGATAGAGTTAATAATGGAAAAATTTAAAATGAGTATATAGATAATGTGATAAATGAATTAAGAAAGAGAATAAATAATAAAATATATACTTATTCAGTTTTAGCTCCCAAAGGTTAAAGATATGAAAAACATAATATGTGATAGTAATGTGTGGTATGATATATTAAGTGGTAATTCAAAT comes from the Halarcobacter ebronensis genome and includes:
- a CDS encoding metallophosphoesterase family protein — protein: MGDVHGCYDTLMDLLKLIPKNAEIIFLGDLVDKGLNSKKVIDFVIEGNYKCILGNHEKYMLTYIEESLYKSIDNKWSVSDEKYGGKQTLENYINDDSSLEKHLDWIKNLPSYILIENYFITHGYGLPYFNRKDDPNYKKQLMTNRLDKSKYESEWEDINSHNIINIFGHCAFKEVNIGGKYFGIDTGCVYNNKLTAIELNSKKIIQVPTHQNDITNVRMFD